One genomic window of Pecten maximus chromosome 3, xPecMax1.1, whole genome shotgun sequence includes the following:
- the LOC117324212 gene encoding BRO1 domain-containing protein BROX-like — translation MAYWFHRNPLKATTVLTFELRGVSTDEKTRRIFNELRQTRNKLLELLTDPNHDIVTVEKATSDYFCLLMGLTQPFGEEGENKLRKAIKYKWTNTLLGNTPMEQFDAVFEAASMAINIALWYTKHAAKLAAKEEPDMEEAKEVHKCLRIAAGIFKFVKDDLITRLSENTEGAVDTDNRVLEAYIHQCTAEAQEVTLARAVEMKHASTLIASLAFETGQMYQKADDALNSLDDKVVGKWRKYCQLKSSFYIANAHCYNGETLLAQDKCGEAIRGLQEGVKLYEQAEKLCLDYASAKGLGTFARPANHLFFRKVGPILKRTLEKCERENGLIYHQKTVYDAPALELKATYGLVAPEEFAFPTINPLWTKDVYEKMNAKMAPKPDENKDKSKKPEDLPPVKEKETPMSEKDPGNFSGCVVS, via the exons ATGGCGTACTGGTTCCACAGGAATCCGCTGAAAGCGACTACCGTGCTTACTTTTGAGTTACGAGGAGTATCAACAGATGAAAAGACAAGAAGGATTTTTAA TGAATTGCGACAAACAAGGAATAAACTACTGGAGTTACTTACTGACCCGAACCATGATATTGTAACAGTAGAGAAGGCCACGTCTGATTACTTCTGCCTCCTTATGGGCCTCACACAGCCATTCGGAGAGGAAGGGGAAAACAAATTGAGAAAAGCAATCAAGTACAAATGGACCAATACACTTTTGGGAAATACTCCTAT GGAACAGTTTGATGCTGTATTCGAGGCAGCATCTATGGCCATCAACATAGCGTTGTGGTATACAAAACATGCTGCCAAACTGGCTGCTAAGGAAGA ACCAGATATGGAGGAAGCAAAGGAGGTTCACAAGTGTTTGAGGATAGCTGCAGGTATATTTAAATTTGTCAAG GATGATCTAATAACGCGGTTGTCTGAGAACACAGAGGGAGCTGTAGATACGGACAATCGAGTCCTAGAGGCCTACATCCATCAGTGTACAGCTGAGGCACAGGAAG TAACTTTAGCCAGAGCTGTGGAGATGAAGCATGCTTCAACATTGATAGCATCTCTAGCATTTGAAACAGGACAGATGTACCAAAAAGCAG ATGATGCTTTAAACAGTTTAGATGACAAAGTGGTAGGGAAGTGGCGCAAGTACTGTCAGCTAAAAAGTAGTTTCTACATCGCCAAT gCCCATTGTTACAATGGAGAGACACTTTTAGCACAAGACAAATGTGGGGAAGCAATAAGAGGACTACAGGAGGGAGTGAAAT TGTATGAACAAGCTGAAAAACTATGTTTGGATTATGCATCGGCTAAAGGACTAGGAACATTCGCCCGTCCAGCGAATCATCTATTCTTCAGAAAAGTAGGACCGATACTGAAAAGAACATTAGAAAAATGTGAAAGAGAAAATGGATTGAT ATACCACCAGAAGACTGTATACGATGCTCCAGCCCTGGAGTTGAAGGCCACCTATGGACTTGTAGCCCCTGAGGAGTTTGCTTTTCCTACTATCAATCCTCTGTGGACCAAGGATGTCTATGAAAAAATGAATGCAAAAATGGCACCTAAGCCTGACGAA AACAAGGACAAGAGTAAGAAGCCTGAGGACCTACCCCCAGTGAAGGAGAAGGAAACACCCATGTCTGAAAAGGACCCTGGGAATTTCAGTGGTTGTGTAGTGTCATAA